TCAACGTGTACGGCGCGGTGGCGCAGGGCCGGTTCGGGCTCACCAACGCGGAGGTGGACAAGGTCTTCCCCCGCCAGAAGTACGCCCCGATGAAGCTGTACGCGTGACGCGTTCGCACACCCACGCCGCCGGCCGCCGCACCGGGACCACGTCCTGGCACGGCGGCCGGTCGGCTGCGCCGGTACCCCCGCAGACCCCGGCCCGGCGCGGCCCCGGCGGCCGGCGGTTGCTGGCCGCGCTGCTCCTGGTCGGCCTGCTCGCCAGCGTGCTGCCGTGGTGGCTGGGGACCCCCGCCGGCTCGCTGCGGACCACAGCGGCGACCCTGACGGCCGCCGGCCGGATCACCGGCCTGGTCGCCGGCTACCTGCTGCTGGTGCAGGTGCTGATGATGAGCCGGCTGCCGGTGCTGGAGCGGTGGATCGGCGGCGAGCAGTTGGCCCGCTGGCACCGCGACATCGGCGCCACCCTGCTGGTGGCCGTGCTGGCGCACCTGTCGCTGATCCTGGTCGGCTACGCGGACCTGCGTAACCAGTCGATCGTCGCCGAGGTCGGCACGCTGCTCGGTGACTACGAGGACATGGTCTCCGCGTTCGTCGCCGCCGGCATCATGGTGCTCGTCGGGTTCAGCAGCATGCGGGCGATCCGGCGGGCACTGCCCTACGAGCTGTGGCACCTGCTGCACCTGTCCAGCTATCTGGTGCTGCTGCTCGGCTACGCACACCAGTTCACCCACGGCGCGCAGCTCTACAAGCCCGGGCCGGTACGCACCGGCTGGATCGGGCTCTACCTGCTGGTGGTCGCCGCCCTGCTGTGGGGCCGGGTGATCACGCCGCTGGCGTTCAACCTGCGGTACCGGCTGCGGGTCGCCGACGTGGTCGCGGAGAGCCCCGACACGATCTCCATCTACCTCACAGGTGAGCGGCTGGACCGGCTGGCGATGCTCGGCGGGCAGTACTTCCGCTGGCGCTTCCTCACCCGGGGCTGCTGGTGGCAGTCGCACCCGTTCTCCGTCTCCGCCGCGGCCAACGGGCGCTGGCTGCGGCTCACCGTCAAGGTGGTCGGCGCGCACACGGCCGACCTGCGCGACCTGGACCCGGGCACCCGGGTCTGGGCGGAGGGCCCGTCGGGCACCTTCACCGCCGCGCACCGGGTCCGCGACCGGGCACTGCTGATCGCCGGCGGCAGCGGCATCACGCCGATCCGGGCCATGCTGGAGGAGTTGCCGCCGGGCGCGGCGCTGATCTACCGGGCCCGTACCCCGGCCGACGTGCTCCTGAGCCGGGAGCTGGACTGGCTGGCCCAGGCCCGGGGGACCTCGATCTGGTACGTCATCGGCTCCCGCGACGACCCCGGCCCCCGCGAGCTGATGAGCCCGGACGGGCTGCGCCAACTGGTGCCCGACGTGGCCCGGCGCGACGTGTACCTGTGCGGGCCGCCCGGGCTCGTCGAACAGTCGGTGCGCGCGCTGCGCCGGGCCGGCGTGCCCCGCCGCCAGATCCACCTGGCCACCTTCGAGTTGTAGGAAGGCATCGCATGCGTCGCGCGTTCCTCGCGATCACCGGTCTGGCCGCCAGCACCACCGCGCTGGTGGTTCTCAAGGGCTCGCCGGGCACCACCCCGGTCGCCCAGGACCTGCCGGCCGCCCAGCCGGTCAACCCCACCCCGCAGGGCGTCGACCCGAGCGCCGCTCCGGCTGGCGCCGCCCCGAAGCCGTCGGTGACCGCCGACGCCCCCACGTCGCCCAAGCCGAGCAGGAGTACCGCCCGCCCGTCGAGCACCCGCACCACCGCGAAGGCCCCCTCCGCACAGCGGACCACCAAGGCGCCGCAGCCGAGCACCCGCCGGGTCACCGGGCCGGGCGTGGACAACGAGTACGGGTACGTGCAGGTGCAGATCGTGATCTCCGGCAACCGGATCGTCGAGGCCATCTCGCTGTCCCTGCCCAGCGGGGGAGAGTCCGACATCCACAGCGGCGATGTCCGGGACAGGTACAACGGCACAGGCGGCGAGGTGGTGCGGAAGCAGAGCGCCAACCTCGACACCGTCTCCGGCGCCACCGAGACCAGCAACTCCTACAAGCAGTCGCTGCGGGGCGCGATCGAGCAGGCGTTCTGACGTGCCGGCGGCGATGACCCGACCCGGGCTGTGCCGGGTCGAGCAGATCATGGGTACGGCGATCACCCTGGACCTCGCCGACGACCTGCCGCCGGCGACGCTGCACGAGCTGGCCGATCAGGTCTTCACCTGGATGCGCGAGGTGGACGCCCGGTTCAGCACGTACCGGGCGGACAGCGAGGTGAGCAGCTTCGACCGGGGCGAGGTGCTGCTCTCCGAGGCGTCGGAGGACCTGCGGTTCGTGCTGGAGGCCTGCGCCGACCTGTGGGGCGCCACCGACGGGTTCTTCGACGCGTACGCCACCGGCGGGCTCGACCCGTCGGGGTTCGTCAAGGGCTGGGCGGCGCAGGTCGCCTCGGACCGGCTGCTCGCGGCCGGCGCGGCGAACCACTGCGTGAACGCCGGCGGGGACGTGCGGGTGCGCGGCTGCTCCCCGTCGGGGGAGCCGTGGCGGATCGGCATCCGGCACCCGTGGGACGCGATGGCGACCTGCCTGGTGCTCACCGGGACCGACCTGGCCGTGGCCACCTCCGGTGTCTACGAGCGCGGCCGGCACGTGCTGGACCCACGCCGGGGCGCCCCGGCCGGTGGGCTGCGTTCGGTCACTGTGGTCGGCACCGACCTCGGGGTGGCCGACGCGTACGCCACCGCGGCCCTGGCCATGGGGGTCGCCGGCATCGGCTGGCTGGACCGGCTCGCCGACCACACCCACGCCGTCATCACCGACGACGCGTACCAGTTCCACTCCGCCAACCTGCCCCTGACGGACTAGCGGAGCGGACGGTGGGTGCCGGCGGGGCGGGAGCCGGTGGGGCGGGGTCGACCGGGGCGGGAGCCGGACGGGCGGGTGCCGGCCCAGCGGTGCCGCCGGTGGCTGCGACGGGGCGGTTCGGTGCCGCCGGGATGAGATGCTCTGTCGTCCGTGGACATCATTCCCCCGCTCGTGGCGCGCGTTCGCGCCGTCCTCCTGTCAACGAGGACGGGCACCCCGGCGACGCTGTCGACGACCGGATCGATCGGCTGCCGGGGCGGGTTCACATGCCCCGCCGGGGCAGCGGCAGGTGACCGGGGAGCAGGTCGGGGGTGAGTGTCACACCGGTGGCGCGCAGCGCCTCGATCAACGTGTTCTGCACCAGGTAGGAATCCGGGAGCTGCCAGCGGGCCTGCTCCGGGGCGACCGCCCAACGGACCGTCCCCTCCGGCAGCCGGGTGGGCGGCGCCGGGATCCACGAGCCCGGCCCGTGCCGGACCACGTGGAAGCAGTGCTCCAGCTCCGGCCGGAGCGCATCACCGGGGCGGACGAGGAACATCCAGCGTCCGGTGGGGGTGACCAGCACCGGCCCGCGTACGCCGGTGCCGGCCGGGTGGATCTGCACCGCGTCGAGCACGCGCCGGCCGAGGTGGGCCGGCACCTCCAGCACGTCGAAGGCCCGACCGGTGGGCAGCAGCACGCCGTGCGGGCGGCTCCGCCACCAGGTGGCCACCCGGGCCGGGTCGGCGCTGGCCGCCAGCTCCCAGTTCTCCAGTGCCGGGTGGCAGCCCACGGTGGGGCAGCCGGCCCGGCCGCAGACGAACCGGCTGCGGGCCAGGCACGCCCCCGGGGTCACCTCCCACCCGTGCGCGGCGTACCGCACGGCGACCCGGCGCAGCCGGACCCGTTCCAACGGCGACAGTTCGGCGACGCGCGGTCCGACGTTCCCCAACATGTGCCATCTCCCCTCATCGGGCCCGGCGAACGCCAGGTCGCATGTCGAGCACCGTCACTGCCGTAACCCACGATCGTTGAGGTTGACGAACGGCTCGTGCAACTTGCACGAAAAGTACGAGGACTGGCTGTACGGCTGACGCACTGGCTGTGCGACCAGCGAAAACCTGAAGATGCACGAGGATCGCCGCACCCGCGGACATCGCCCGGGCCCGATGGCCGGGGCGGCAGGGGGAGGGATGGGGAGATGGACGAGCTACCCATAGGGCGGCGAGTGGCCTACTGGCGGGGGCGACGCAAGATGTCGCAGCAGGTCTTCGCGGACCGGTTGGGCAAGTCGAAGAGCTGGGTGGACAAGGTCGAGCGCGGCGTCCGTCGGTTGGACAAGTTCTCGGTCCTCTACGAGATCGCCGACATCCTCCAGGTGGACGTGCAGCTGCTGATGGGCAAGGACCCGGAGCGGCGGACCGACGCGTTGAACTGCATCGACCAGGTCGAGGTGCAGGAGATCAGGGCCGCGCTGGAGCGGTACGACTCGATGAGCGCGTACTTCGACGCGGCACCGTACCCGCCCCCGCTGGACGACATGCGCAAGGCCGTCAACCACGCCTGGCTCACCTACCAGTACGGCCGCTACGGGATGCTCACCCGGGCGCTGCCGAAGCTGCTGCGCGACGCTCAGGCGGCCGACGCCGGCTACGGTGGCGAGCAGGCCCCGGAGGCGGCCCACCTGCTCGGGCAGGTCTACCAGATCGCGTCCTCGGTGCTGCGCAAGCTCGGCGAGTGCGAGCTGGCCTGGCTGGCCGCGGACCGCTCGATGGCGGTGGCCCAGCGGGCCGACGACCCGCTGCTGGCCGGCATCGCCACCACCCGGGTGTGCAACGCGCTGGTCGCGATGGGCCGCGCCCGTCCGGCGCTGGAGCTGAACGTCACCATCGCCAACCGGCTCGCACCCGGTGGCGGCAACGACGCCACAGCGGCCCGGCTCTCCGTCTACGGGATGCTGCTGCTCCAGGGCGCGATGGCCGCCTCCCGGATCGGTGACTCGGCGACCGTCGACGACCTCATCAACGGCGCCGAGGAGGCGGCCACGCTGCTCGGCGGCGACCACAACCACTACTGGACCTCGTTCGGCCCGACCAACGTGGAGCTGCACCGGGCCGCGGCCGCGGTCGAGCTGGGCGACGGGGGGCGGGCGGTGGAGGTGCACCAGCTGCGCATCGTGGAGCCCTCCTTCAACGCGTTGCTGCCCGAGCGCCGGGCGCACCACCTGCTCGACATCGCCCGCGGTTTCGCTCAGGTCGGCGACGTGGCGAACGCCGGCGAGATGCTGCTGCGCGGCGACCGGCTCGCCCCGTCGGAGATCCGCTGCCGGCCGATCGCGCACGAGGTGATGTCGGACATCCTGCGTCGCACACGTGGTGCGCCGCCTTCTCCGGTAGCGGAGTTGGCTGAGCACATGGGAGTAGGGGTATGAGCGCGGAGCCGGTTTGATGGCCGGTTCACAGCGCACCAGCGGGCACCGCGAGGTGCTCTACGTCATCGCCTGCGGTTCGCCGCTGGCCCGGCACGTCGGCCGCCTGGTCGACCTTGCCCAGCAGGACGGCTGGGAGGTCTGCGTGATCACCACGCCGGACGGCGCCAAGTTCGTCGACAGGTCCGCCCTGATCCGGCAGACGGGCCACCCGGTGCGGACGCACTACAAGAACCCCGGTGACCCGGACGTGCTGCCGCCAGCCGACGCCATGATCGTCTGTCCGGCCACCGTGAACACGGTCAACAAGTGGGCGGCCGGGATCGCCGACACCCTCGCGCTCGGTCTGCTGGTCGAGGCGCAGGGCAAGGGCGTCCCCATCGTGGCGGTGCCGTACACCAACGCCGCGATGGCCGCCCACCCGGCGTTCCGGGCCGGCATTGCCCGGCTGGCCGAATGGGGGGTCACTGTGCTCTTCGGCGATCACGTGGTCGCCCTGCACCCGCCGGGATCTGGCGAGCAGCACCTGCACGCGTTCCCGTGGCAGATGCCGCTGGCCGCACTGCTCGCCGGCTCGCGCAGCGCCGCCTGACGTCGGGCGGGCGTGGTCCGGCTCGCCGCCGGGTCGCCGGGCGGGCCTGTCCGGCTCGCCGCCGGATCGCCGGACGCTGCCGGGCCGGGCGTCGCCGCCCTGAGGCCCGGGCGACGGTAAGCTGGCCCGCCGTGAGCGTATGCGGATCCACCCCCACGGTGACCGACGTGGTGGCCGAGCTGGAACGGCGCTACCCGCCGGTCTGGGCGGAGGAGTGGGACCGGGTGGGGCTGGTGCTCGGCGAGCCGACCGCCCCGGTCCACCGGGTGCTCTGCGTGGTCGACGTGGTGCCCGAGACGGTCGCCGAGGCGCTGGCCGCCGGCGTCGACATGATCGTCGCGCACCACCCGCTGCTGCTGCGGGGGGTCTCCTCGGTCGCTCCGACGACGTTCAAAGGGCGGATCGTCCATCAGCTGATCCGGGCCGGGGTGGCGCTCTACGTGGCGCACACCAACGCCGACGTGGCCTCCCCGGGTGTCTCCGATGCCCTCGCTGCCCGGTTCGGGCTGACCGGGCTGCGCCCGCTGCACCGGCCCGCGCCCGGGTCGCCCGCGTACGGCGACGAGCGGGGTATCGGCCGGATCGGCGAACTGCAGCGCCCGATGACCCTCGCCGAGCTGACCCGGCACGCCGCCGCGGTGCTCCCCGTCACGTCGTGGGGAGTTCGCGCCGCGGGGGATCCCGGGCGTATGGTTCGTACCCTCGCCGTCAGCGGCGGGTCGGGGGACAGCTTCCTCGGCGCCGCGACCGCCGCCGGAGTGGACGCGTTCCTCACCGCCGACCTGCGGCACCACCCGGCCGGCGAGCACCTCGCCGCCGATGGTCCCGCCCTGATCGACGCCGCCCACTGGGCGACTGAACGACCGTGGCTGGATGACCTGGCCGCCCTCCTGCGGGAGGCGCCGGGCGTCGAGACGCTGGTGTCCGACCTGGACACCGACCCGTGGACCGTACACGCCGCCGCACCCGTTGTGGACGACAAGGAGCCCGACCGTGAAGGCTGACCCCCAGGTGCAGCGCCGCCTGCTCGACCTCCAGGCGATCGACACCAACCTCGCTCAGCTCGCCCACCGCCGGCGTTCGCTGCCCGAGCGGGCGGAGCTGGAGGCGCTGGCCCGGGAGCTGTCGTCGCTCGAGGACGAGCGGGTCCGCGCCCAGGTGGCGGTCGACGACCTGGACCGCGACATCGCCCGGCTGGAGAAGGACGTCGACCAGGTTCGGGCCCGTAAGGAGAAGGACCAGAACCGGCTGGCCGCCGGCACCGGGCCGGCCCGGGAGCTGGAGGCGCTCCAGCACGAGCTGGTCTCGCTGAACCGGCGCCAGGGCGACCTGGAGGACGCCGAGCTGGAGCTGATGGAGCAGCGGGAGACCGCGCAGAGCGTGCTGGACGGCGTGGAGCAGCGGCTCGCCGAGACCCGGGAGAAGCGGGCCGCCACCGAGCAGCGCCGGGACGAGGCGCTGGCCGAGATCGCCAAGGAGGAGGAGTTCAAGCGGGGCGCCCGTCAGCCACTCGCCGCCGACCTCCCGAGCGAGCTGGTCACCCTCTACGACAAGATCCGCCAGGACACCGGGCTGGGCGCCGCGCTGCTCACCGCGGGTCGCTGCGGCGGCTGCCGGTTGGAGCTCTCCGGCGCCGACCTGGCCCGGATCCGCAAGGCCGCCCCGGACGACGTGGTCCGCTGCGAGGACTGCCGGCGGATCATGGTCCGCACCAACGAGTCGGGTCTGTAGGTCGTGGCGCCGCGCGTGGTCGTCGTCGAGGCCGACGGCGGGTCCCGGGGCAACCCGGGCCCGGCCGGCTACGGCGCGGTGGTGCGCGACCCGGAGACCGGCGAGGTGCTCGCCGAGCGTTCCGAGTCGATCGGTACGGCGACCAACAACGTCGCCGAGTACCAGGGGCTGATCGCCGGGCTGGCGGCCGCCGCCGAGGTGGGCGCCGCCGAGGTGGACGTCCGGATGGACTCCAAGCTGGTGGTCGAGCAGATGTGCGGCCGGTGGCAGATCAAGCACCCCGGCCTGCGACCGCTCGCCGCCCAGGCGGCCGGCCTGGTGGGCCGGTTCGCGGCGGTCCGGTTCGCCTGGATCCCCCGCGAGCAGAACCGGCACGCCGACGCGCTGGCCAACGCCGCGATGGACGCCGCCGCCGGGCGGCCCGCGACGACCACCGCTGTCGCCACGCCCACCCCCAGCGCCGCCGTCCCCAGCGCCGCCACCGGCAGCGACCCGGCGACCGCGCCGGCCTCCTGGGAGCCGCGACCCAGCTTCACCGCCACCCGACTGATCCTGGTCCGGCACGGCGAGACCCCGTACACCGAGCAGCGGCGCTACTCCGGCCGGGGCGACGTGCCGCTCTCCGAGCGCGGCCGGGCCCAGGTGCGGGCCACCGCGACCCGGGTTGCCGCGCTGGCCCCGTCCGTCGCGGCCGTGCTCAGCTCACCGCTGTCCCGGTGTACGCAGACCGCGGCGGCGATCGCCGGGGCGCTCGGCGACGTGCCGGTACGCACCGAGGACGACCTGATCGAGTGCGACTTCGGGGACTGGGAGGGGCGCACCTTCGCCGAGGTGCGCGCGCAGTGGCCGGGGGAGATGGACGCCTGGCTCGCCTCACCCCGGATCGCCCCGCCGGGCGGTGAGTCGTTCACCCACGTGGCCGAGCGCTGCCACCGGGTGATCGCCGGGCTGCTCACGGCGTACCCCGGGGAGACCGTGGTGGTCGTCTCGCACGTCTCGCCGATCAAGCTGGTGCTGCGGGACGCGCTCGCGGCCAGCGACGGCTTCCTGCACCGGCTCTTCCTGGACGCGGCCGGCATCTCGGTGCTCGACATGTGGCCCGACGGCGGCGTCGCTGTGCGCACGGTCAACGACACCGCCCACCTCTCCGCTGGCTGATCCGGCCGAACCTGCTCGCCCGTCCGGCCCGACCGGTCGCGCCGTTCGGCGCATGCCGTCGGCCGCTCGGCGCAGCACCCTCCGCGCAGCGCACGTGACAGCGGTCACAGAGTCGTAGCCTCCGGCCGTTACATCGCGAGCCATACTTCCCGGAGGTGTGTCACATGGCTGCACCGGAACCGGAGGCGCCCACCACGGCGCCGTCCAGGGCGAAGGACCACAGCCCCTGGAACTGGTTGCTCTTCATCCCCATCGTGGTGCCGCTGATCCCGGCCTTCTTCAACGGCGACTCTCCCCGAATCTTCGGGTTCCCGCGTTACTACTGGCTGCAACTCGCCTGGATCCTGCTCGGCGTGGCCACCACGACGCTGGTCTACCAGATGACGAAGAAGCGGGGTGAGCGCTGATGTGGAGGGACCATCTCACCGAGATCATCGTCTTCTCCCTGCTCTTCCTGCTGGTCAGCGGGATGGGCTTCGTGGCCGCCCGCTGGCGTGCCCCGAAGGACATGGCCCACCTCGACGAGTGGGGGCTGGGCGGGCGCAGCTTCGGCGGCTGGATCACCTGGTTCCTGGTCGGCGGTGACCTCTACACCGCGTACACCTTCGTGGCGGTGCCGGCGCTGATGTTCGGGGCCGGCGCGGCCGGGTTCTTCGCCGTGCCGTACACCATCGTGATCTACCCGCTGGTCTTCCTGGTGCTGGTCCGGCTCTGGTCGGTGTCACACCGGCACGGGTTCGTCACGCCGGCCGACTTCGTCCGCAACCGGTTCGACTCGCCGGTGCTGGCGCTGTTGATCGCGATCACCGGCATCGTGGCCACCATGCCGTACATCGCGTTGCAGTTGGTCGGCATCGAGGCGGTCCTCAAGACGATGGGGGTGACCGGCGACAACGCACTGGCCCGGCACCTGCCGATCATCATCGCGTTCGCCATCCTGGCGGCCTACACCTACCAGTCGGGGCTGCGCGCGCCGGCGCTGATCGCGTTCGTCAAGGACACGCTGATCTACATCGTGATCCTGGTGGCGATCGTCTACCTGCCGTACAAGCTGGGCGGCTGGGGCGACATCTTCGCCGCCGCGGACGCGAAGTTCGACGCCTCACCCAACCCGAACGACGGGATCCTGCTCAACGGCAACAACCAGCTCCAGTACATCACGCTGGCGTTCGGCTCGGCGCTGGCGCTCTTCCTCTACCCGCACAGCATCACCGGCGTGCTGGCCAGCAGGAACCGTGACGTGATCAAGCGGAACATGTCGGCGCTGCCGGCGTACAGCCTGCTGCTCGGGCTGATCGCGCTGCTCGGCTACATGGCCATCGCGGCCGGCGTGAAGCCGCTGCCGGGTGCGTCGGAAGGCAGCGTGGACAACAACACCATCGTCCCGCTGCTCTTCGACCAGCAGTTCCCGGACTGGTTCGCGGGCGTGGCGTACGCGGCGATCGGCATCGGCGCGCTGGTGCCGGCGGCGATCATGTCGATCGCGGCGGCGAACCTGTTCACCCGCAACGTCTACAAGGAGTACCTGAAGCGGGACGCCAGCCCGGCGCAGGAGGCGAACGTTTCGAAGATCACCTCGCTGGTGGTGAAGGTCGGCGCGGTGGCCTGCATCGTCTTCCTGGACCCGCAGTTCTCCATCGATCTCCAGCTGATCGGCGGCGTGATCATCCTGCAGACGCTGCCGGCGGTGGCGCTGGGTCTCTACACCCGCTGGTTCCACCGCACCGGGCTCATCGTCGGCTGGGTTGCCGGCATGGGCCTGGGCATGTGGATGCTCTACCAGGTGGCGAGCCCCACCCGGAAGCACTTCGGTGGCTCGGCGTTCCCGCTGTCGGAGTTCGGGTTCGACACCACCAAGACGATCTACGTGGGCATCGTGGCGGTGCTGGTGAACCTGGCGGTCGCGGCGCTGGTAACGCTGGCCCTGCGCGCCGCCAAGGTGGCCGAGGGGGTCGACGGCACCACGCCGGACGACTACTTCGCCGACGAGGGCGACCCCCGGGTCACCCCCGGCACCGAGCGCGACGCCGACTCCGCCCGGGAGCCGGTCGCCTAAGGTCCCCGCGAAGGAAGGGCCCCTTCTTAACGCCTCGCGTTAAGAAGGGACCCTTCCTTTCGTTTCGGCGCGCTGCGCTGTGGGTGCGGCGTGCGCGCGGCGGTTCAGCGGGGGCGGTTGCGCGATTCCAGGGCCTCGTTGAGGCGGCGCAGCAGCACAGCGAGGGTTTCCCGGTCCTCGGCGGGCCAATCGCCGAGCATGTCGCCGTAGAGCCGGGTCCGCGCGGCCCGCACCGCGGCCATCCGCTGCAACCCGGTGGCGGTGGGGGAGATGACGGTGCCCCGGCCGTCGGACGGGTCCGGGGTACGGGTGATCAGGCCGTCGCGCTGGAGCGCGGACACCTGCCGGGTGACGGTCGAGCCGTCCAGGTTGAGTCGGGCGGCGAGCGCGGAGACGTTCTGCGGGCCGGCGGTGTCCAGGTGACGCAGGATCACGTACGCCGCCCGGTCGAGCACCCGGTGCTCGGCGGTGCCGGTGGCCCGCCGGGTCGCCTCGCCGAAGCGCATCAGCAGGGCCACCTCGGTCTCGATCCGGCCCAGGGTGACCTCGTCGGTCTCGGCTTCGGCGTCCCGGTAGGGGTCATCGCTCATAGCTGTATGATACAAGATAACTACCTGTACCATACAGCTAATTGGGGAGTCGGAGTGGATCGGCGTTCCGAACCGAACCGCAGTGCCATCTACGCCACCACACTGGTGGCCTTCCTCGCGATCGCCGGCATCGCCGTCGTCGACCCGATCCTGCCGGCCATCGGCGACGCGATCGGGGTCACAGCCTGGCAGGTCGAGCTGCTGTTCACCGCGTACATCGCGGTGATGGCCCTCGGCATGATCCCGGCGACCCTGGCCAGTGGCCGGTTCGGCTTCAAGCCGGTGCTGATCGCCGGAGTCTCCGTGGTCGGCCTGGCCGCGATCCTCGCCTCGTTCAGCGACAACATCGTGCAGCTGTCCGTGCTGCGCGGCGTCTGGGGGCTGGGCAACGCGATGTTCTTCGCCACCGCCATGGTGGTGCTGGTCAACCTCGCGGTCGACCGGGAGTGGGTGGTCGGCCTCTTCGAGACCGCCCTCGGCCTCGGCTTCGCGGTCGGCCCGCTGATCGGCGGCCTCCTCGGCGAGGTCAGCTGGCGACTGCCGTTCTTCGTCTGCGGTGTGTTCATGGTGCTGGCGCTCGGCGTGGCCGCCCGCAAGCTGCGCGAGCCGACCAACCGGCAGGCGCCGGTACGCGTCGGTCAGATCTTCGCCACCTACCGCCGTCCCGCGTTCATCGCGCTCTGCGTGGTGACCGGCACGTACAACTTCGTCTTCTTCGTGGTACTCGGCTACACGCCGCTCTTCCTGGGCCTGGACGTCATCCCGCTGGGGCTGGCGTTCACCGGCTGGGGGCTCGGCCTGGCCGCCGGCATCCTGCTGATCGGCCACCGGTTGGCCCACCGGATCGGCGCGGTGCAGACCGTCGGCGTGGCCATCGCCGGGCTGCTGGTCTGCATGGTCCTCTTCGCCACCTCCACCAGCACCACCGAGGCGCTCGTCGTGCTGGTGCTGGCCGGGCTCTGCATGGGTCTGGCCAACGCCAACCTCACCGACCTGGCGCTCGGCCTCGGCTCCAGCGACCGCCGGGTGGCCACCGGCGCGTTCAACCTGGTCCGCTGGGGTGCCGCCGCGCCCGCGCCGATCATCTCCGGCAAGCTCGCCGAACACTCGCTGTCGATGCCGTTCTGGGTCGGCTTCGGCGTACTCGCCGTCGGTGTGCTGGTCTACCTGGCCTTCGCGCACGTGATGGCCGCCGGCTACGGCGAGCGGGTGCTCTGGTCCCGGTGGAACCGGGCGGCCGCCGGCACCGAACACGCCCCCGAGGAGCCGGTCGGCGAGGCGTACTGACCGCGCGGTCCCCGCTGCCGCCGGTGTCAGCTCAGGGCGCGATAGAGCAGATAGAGCCCGATCACCGTGCCGAACACCACGATGATCGTCTTGAGCAGCACCGGCGGCAGCCGGCGGACCAGCCGGGCGCCAACGTACCCGCCGATCAGCGTGGCCGGGGCGACCATCGCGACGGCGGCCCAGTTCACCGGTCCGAACAGGGCGAACACCACCAGCGTGGTGAAACCCACCACCGCGGAGAGCAGGTTCTTGATCGCGCTCACCCGGGCCAGCGTCGCGTCCAGCACCAGCGCCAGCCCGGCGACCAGCATCACGCCGAGCGCCGCGCCGAAGTACCCGCCGTACACCGCGCCGAGCCCGACCATCGTCTGCACCGCGACCGTCCGCTGGCG
Above is a window of Micromonospora coriariae DNA encoding:
- a CDS encoding ferredoxin reductase family protein; its protein translation is MTRSHTHAAGRRTGTTSWHGGRSAAPVPPQTPARRGPGGRRLLAALLLVGLLASVLPWWLGTPAGSLRTTAATLTAAGRITGLVAGYLLLVQVLMMSRLPVLERWIGGEQLARWHRDIGATLLVAVLAHLSLILVGYADLRNQSIVAEVGTLLGDYEDMVSAFVAAGIMVLVGFSSMRAIRRALPYELWHLLHLSSYLVLLLGYAHQFTHGAQLYKPGPVRTGWIGLYLLVVAALLWGRVITPLAFNLRYRLRVADVVAESPDTISIYLTGERLDRLAMLGGQYFRWRFLTRGCWWQSHPFSVSAAANGRWLRLTVKVVGAHTADLRDLDPGTRVWAEGPSGTFTAAHRVRDRALLIAGGSGITPIRAMLEELPPGAALIYRARTPADVLLSRELDWLAQARGTSIWYVIGSRDDPGPRELMSPDGLRQLVPDVARRDVYLCGPPGLVEQSVRALRRAGVPRRQIHLATFEL
- a CDS encoding FMN-binding protein, which encodes MRRAFLAITGLAASTTALVVLKGSPGTTPVAQDLPAAQPVNPTPQGVDPSAAPAGAAPKPSVTADAPTSPKPSRSTARPSSTRTTAKAPSAQRTTKAPQPSTRRVTGPGVDNEYGYVQVQIVISGNRIVEAISLSLPSGGESDIHSGDVRDRYNGTGGEVVRKQSANLDTVSGATETSNSYKQSLRGAIEQAF
- a CDS encoding FAD:protein FMN transferase, whose amino-acid sequence is MGTAITLDLADDLPPATLHELADQVFTWMREVDARFSTYRADSEVSSFDRGEVLLSEASEDLRFVLEACADLWGATDGFFDAYATGGLDPSGFVKGWAAQVASDRLLAAGAANHCVNAGGDVRVRGCSPSGEPWRIGIRHPWDAMATCLVLTGTDLAVATSGVYERGRHVLDPRRGAPAGGLRSVTVVGTDLGVADAYATAALAMGVAGIGWLDRLADHTHAVITDDAYQFHSANLPLTD
- a CDS encoding bifunctional DNA primase/polymerase, with the translated sequence MLGNVGPRVAELSPLERVRLRRVAVRYAAHGWEVTPGACLARSRFVCGRAGCPTVGCHPALENWELAASADPARVATWWRSRPHGVLLPTGRAFDVLEVPAHLGRRVLDAVQIHPAGTGVRGPVLVTPTGRWMFLVRPGDALRPELEHCFHVVRHGPGSWIPAPPTRLPEGTVRWAVAPEQARWQLPDSYLVQNTLIEALRATGVTLTPDLLPGHLPLPRRGM
- a CDS encoding helix-turn-helix domain-containing protein, which encodes MDELPIGRRVAYWRGRRKMSQQVFADRLGKSKSWVDKVERGVRRLDKFSVLYEIADILQVDVQLLMGKDPERRTDALNCIDQVEVQEIRAALERYDSMSAYFDAAPYPPPLDDMRKAVNHAWLTYQYGRYGMLTRALPKLLRDAQAADAGYGGEQAPEAAHLLGQVYQIASSVLRKLGECELAWLAADRSMAVAQRADDPLLAGIATTRVCNALVAMGRARPALELNVTIANRLAPGGGNDATAARLSVYGMLLLQGAMAASRIGDSATVDDLINGAEEAATLLGGDHNHYWTSFGPTNVELHRAAAAVELGDGGRAVEVHQLRIVEPSFNALLPERRAHHLLDIARGFAQVGDVANAGEMLLRGDRLAPSEIRCRPIAHEVMSDILRRTRGAPPSPVAELAEHMGVGV
- a CDS encoding flavoprotein; the encoded protein is MAGSQRTSGHREVLYVIACGSPLARHVGRLVDLAQQDGWEVCVITTPDGAKFVDRSALIRQTGHPVRTHYKNPGDPDVLPPADAMIVCPATVNTVNKWAAGIADTLALGLLVEAQGKGVPIVAVPYTNAAMAAHPAFRAGIARLAEWGVTVLFGDHVVALHPPGSGEQHLHAFPWQMPLAALLAGSRSAA
- a CDS encoding Nif3-like dinuclear metal center hexameric protein, which encodes MVAELERRYPPVWAEEWDRVGLVLGEPTAPVHRVLCVVDVVPETVAEALAAGVDMIVAHHPLLLRGVSSVAPTTFKGRIVHQLIRAGVALYVAHTNADVASPGVSDALAARFGLTGLRPLHRPAPGSPAYGDERGIGRIGELQRPMTLAELTRHAAAVLPVTSWGVRAAGDPGRMVRTLAVSGGSGDSFLGAATAAGVDAFLTADLRHHPAGEHLAADGPALIDAAHWATERPWLDDLAALLREAPGVETLVSDLDTDPWTVHAAAPVVDDKEPDREG
- a CDS encoding zinc ribbon domain-containing protein, whose translation is MKADPQVQRRLLDLQAIDTNLAQLAHRRRSLPERAELEALARELSSLEDERVRAQVAVDDLDRDIARLEKDVDQVRARKEKDQNRLAAGTGPARELEALQHELVSLNRRQGDLEDAELELMEQRETAQSVLDGVEQRLAETREKRAATEQRRDEALAEIAKEEEFKRGARQPLAADLPSELVTLYDKIRQDTGLGAALLTAGRCGGCRLELSGADLARIRKAAPDDVVRCEDCRRIMVRTNESGL